A single Drosophila ananassae strain 14024-0371.13 chromosome 3L, ASM1763931v2, whole genome shotgun sequence DNA region contains:
- the LOC6494279 gene encoding protein DEK isoform X1, with product MSTRHPQDAKKTAEKAATEKAADKESDPKALENAAAGKEAKSEKGETDAVKPPTAAAGDVDEATKGDAAAAPAPESDAANKKEKSPTEKKATNNKKDAKKDKDEEDDENSEDGDDPDNEEEDDKASDAESEKKTKTEKDEKKKDADGKAKSGADKAKKPEVKAKNGKVEKDDEDEDEDAEDDEEDENDGLDKNNEVAEDDENVVALAEIDRINENINKTRVDGLQALHAICFGAQGKNNVVKKNLRSFAGFEYAKDSAEYNKKLDAIKKLDNKGLRNICEILTLDRKGSKNEVVLRVLKFLMEPDESLCLEQGDEDDEEDPEDEDVDDDDDDEDPPSEEEKKRKSKSGGASGRGSARNSSGRPKRATAGKKMSAYVDFSSSGESENKVAVPKRRRNDDSESGSDYNPSGNSDSDAGRGGGGGGAGRKVSGRGSRGRPARKSRRRNSDSEEDEESELSDADSDVPKRKRGPAGKRGRPAASAAGRRGRGRGAASRRRKDSDSEEDDISEDEDEEDLSDFGSDQSEDERPKKSKKPTTPAKKNKPNNKSKPAGKADGRPKKSKKDSSEEEDDDVDDKDESDEDEPLTKKGKLAFPTDEQIRGYVKEILDKANLEEITMKTVCKQVYAKYPDFDLTEKKDFIKATVKALIAT from the exons ATGTCCACCCGCCACCCGCAGGATGCTAAAAAAACGGCAGAAAAGGCAGCCACCGAAAAAGCCGCCGATAAGGAAAGCGACCCGAAGGCACTAGAAAATGCAGCCGCAGGGAAGGAGGCGAAATCCGAAAAGGGGGAAACCGATGCAGTGAAACCCCCCACCGCAGCCGCTGGTGACGTCGACGAGGCAACCAAAGGAGACGCAGCGGCAGCTCCAGCTCCCGAATCGGATGCAG ctaataaaaaagaaaagtcaCCAACGGAAAAGAAGGCTACCAATAACAAAAAGGATGCAAAGAAGGATAAAGACGAAGAGGATGATGAAAATAGTGAAGACGGCGATGATCCCGACAACGAAGAAGAGGATGACAAGGCCAGCGATGCCGAAAGCgaaaagaaaaccaaaacagAAAAGGACGAGAAGAAAAAGGATGCCGATGGCAAGGCCAAGTCGGGAGCGGATAAGGCCAAGAAGCCAGAGGTAAAGGCGAAGAACGGCAAGGTGGAGAAGGACgacgaggatgaggatgaAGATGCAGAGGATGACGAGGAGGATGAGAACGATGGCCTGGACAAGAACAACGAGGTAGCCGAGGACGATGAGAACGTAGTGGCTCTGGCGGAGATCGATCGAATCAATGAGAACATCAACAAGACCAGAGTGGACGGCCTGCAAGCTCTGCACGCG ATTTGTTTTGGCGCTCAGGGTAAGAACAATGTCGTTAAAAAGAACCTGCGTTCTTTCGCCGGCTTCGAGTATGCCAAGGACTCTGCGGAATACAATAAGAAACTGGATGCAATCAAAAAACTGGACAACAAGGGCTTGCGGAATATCTGTGAGATCCTCACCTTGGATCGCAAGGGCAGCAAGAATGAGGTTGTTCTGCGAGTGCTCAAATTCCTAATGGAACCCGATGAGTCGCTGTGCTTAGAGCAGGGCGACGAGGATGACGAAGAGGATCCAGAGGATGAGGACGtcgacgatgacgatgatgatgaggatCCACCCAGTGAGGAAGAAAAGAAGCGCAAGAGCAAGTCGGGTGGCGCCTCTGGCAGAGGCTCTGCACGCAATTCCAGTGGACGTCCTAAACGAGCCACGGCAGGAAAAA AAATGTCTGCGTATGTGGATTTCTCCAGTTCTGGAGAAAGCGAGAACAAAGTAGCGGTGCCCAAGAGAAGACGCAATGATGACTCCGAATCTGGGTCCGAT TACAATCCCTCGGGCAATTCGGATTCTGATGCTGGTCGCGGAGGAGGCGGTGGTGGAGCTGGACGTAAAGTTTCCGGACGCGGAAGTCGCGGTCGTCCGGCGCGCAAGAGTCGTCGGAGAAACTCCGATTCAGAAGAGGACGAAGAATCCGAGCTGTCGGATGCCGATAGTGAT GTACCGAAGCGCAAGCGAGGACCGGCGGGCAAAAGGGGACGGCCAGCAGCCTCAGCAGCTGGAAGAAGGGGCCGAGGGCGGGGAGCGGCATCGCGAAGGCGTAAGGACTCCGATAGCGAAGAGGATGATATTTCTGAAGATGAAGACGAGGAGGATCTGTCCGATTTCGGCAGCGATCAAAGCGAG GATGAACGCCCCAAGAAGAGTAAGAAACCCACAACGCCtgcgaaaaaaaacaaacctaataACAAGTCTAAACCAGCTGGAAAAG CCGATGGTCGACCCAAGAAATCAAAGAAAGATTCGTCTGAGGAGGAGGATGATGATGTCGATGACAAAGATGAATCCGATGAGGACGAGCCACTAACCAAAAAGGGCAAACTGGCATTCCCCACG GACGAGCAAATACGCGGCTATGTAAAAGAAATCCTGGATAAAGCCAATCTCGAAGAGATCACCATGAAAACAGTATGCAAACAAGTGTACGCGAAATATCCAGACTTTGATCTAACAGAAAAGAAAGACTTTATTAAGGCCACAGTCAAAGCG TTAATTGCAACATAA
- the LOC6494279 gene encoding protein DEK isoform X2, translating to MDAKKTAEKAATEKAADKESDPKALENAAAGKEAKSEKGETDAVKPPTAAAGDVDEATKGDAAAAPAPESDAANKKEKSPTEKKATNNKKDAKKDKDEEDDENSEDGDDPDNEEEDDKASDAESEKKTKTEKDEKKKDADGKAKSGADKAKKPEVKAKNGKVEKDDEDEDEDAEDDEEDENDGLDKNNEVAEDDENVVALAEIDRINENINKTRVDGLQALHAICFGAQGKNNVVKKNLRSFAGFEYAKDSAEYNKKLDAIKKLDNKGLRNICEILTLDRKGSKNEVVLRVLKFLMEPDESLCLEQGDEDDEEDPEDEDVDDDDDDEDPPSEEEKKRKSKSGGASGRGSARNSSGRPKRATAGKKMSAYVDFSSSGESENKVAVPKRRRNDDSESGSDYNPSGNSDSDAGRGGGGGGAGRKVSGRGSRGRPARKSRRRNSDSEEDEESELSDADSDVPKRKRGPAGKRGRPAASAAGRRGRGRGAASRRRKDSDSEEDDISEDEDEEDLSDFGSDQSEDERPKKSKKPTTPAKKNKPNNKSKPAGKADGRPKKSKKDSSEEEDDDVDDKDESDEDEPLTKKGKLAFPTDEQIRGYVKEILDKANLEEITMKTVCKQVYAKYPDFDLTEKKDFIKATVKALIAT from the exons ATG GATGCTAAAAAAACGGCAGAAAAGGCAGCCACCGAAAAAGCCGCCGATAAGGAAAGCGACCCGAAGGCACTAGAAAATGCAGCCGCAGGGAAGGAGGCGAAATCCGAAAAGGGGGAAACCGATGCAGTGAAACCCCCCACCGCAGCCGCTGGTGACGTCGACGAGGCAACCAAAGGAGACGCAGCGGCAGCTCCAGCTCCCGAATCGGATGCAG ctaataaaaaagaaaagtcaCCAACGGAAAAGAAGGCTACCAATAACAAAAAGGATGCAAAGAAGGATAAAGACGAAGAGGATGATGAAAATAGTGAAGACGGCGATGATCCCGACAACGAAGAAGAGGATGACAAGGCCAGCGATGCCGAAAGCgaaaagaaaaccaaaacagAAAAGGACGAGAAGAAAAAGGATGCCGATGGCAAGGCCAAGTCGGGAGCGGATAAGGCCAAGAAGCCAGAGGTAAAGGCGAAGAACGGCAAGGTGGAGAAGGACgacgaggatgaggatgaAGATGCAGAGGATGACGAGGAGGATGAGAACGATGGCCTGGACAAGAACAACGAGGTAGCCGAGGACGATGAGAACGTAGTGGCTCTGGCGGAGATCGATCGAATCAATGAGAACATCAACAAGACCAGAGTGGACGGCCTGCAAGCTCTGCACGCG ATTTGTTTTGGCGCTCAGGGTAAGAACAATGTCGTTAAAAAGAACCTGCGTTCTTTCGCCGGCTTCGAGTATGCCAAGGACTCTGCGGAATACAATAAGAAACTGGATGCAATCAAAAAACTGGACAACAAGGGCTTGCGGAATATCTGTGAGATCCTCACCTTGGATCGCAAGGGCAGCAAGAATGAGGTTGTTCTGCGAGTGCTCAAATTCCTAATGGAACCCGATGAGTCGCTGTGCTTAGAGCAGGGCGACGAGGATGACGAAGAGGATCCAGAGGATGAGGACGtcgacgatgacgatgatgatgaggatCCACCCAGTGAGGAAGAAAAGAAGCGCAAGAGCAAGTCGGGTGGCGCCTCTGGCAGAGGCTCTGCACGCAATTCCAGTGGACGTCCTAAACGAGCCACGGCAGGAAAAA AAATGTCTGCGTATGTGGATTTCTCCAGTTCTGGAGAAAGCGAGAACAAAGTAGCGGTGCCCAAGAGAAGACGCAATGATGACTCCGAATCTGGGTCCGAT TACAATCCCTCGGGCAATTCGGATTCTGATGCTGGTCGCGGAGGAGGCGGTGGTGGAGCTGGACGTAAAGTTTCCGGACGCGGAAGTCGCGGTCGTCCGGCGCGCAAGAGTCGTCGGAGAAACTCCGATTCAGAAGAGGACGAAGAATCCGAGCTGTCGGATGCCGATAGTGAT GTACCGAAGCGCAAGCGAGGACCGGCGGGCAAAAGGGGACGGCCAGCAGCCTCAGCAGCTGGAAGAAGGGGCCGAGGGCGGGGAGCGGCATCGCGAAGGCGTAAGGACTCCGATAGCGAAGAGGATGATATTTCTGAAGATGAAGACGAGGAGGATCTGTCCGATTTCGGCAGCGATCAAAGCGAG GATGAACGCCCCAAGAAGAGTAAGAAACCCACAACGCCtgcgaaaaaaaacaaacctaataACAAGTCTAAACCAGCTGGAAAAG CCGATGGTCGACCCAAGAAATCAAAGAAAGATTCGTCTGAGGAGGAGGATGATGATGTCGATGACAAAGATGAATCCGATGAGGACGAGCCACTAACCAAAAAGGGCAAACTGGCATTCCCCACG GACGAGCAAATACGCGGCTATGTAAAAGAAATCCTGGATAAAGCCAATCTCGAAGAGATCACCATGAAAACAGTATGCAAACAAGTGTACGCGAAATATCCAGACTTTGATCTAACAGAAAAGAAAGACTTTATTAAGGCCACAGTCAAAGCG TTAATTGCAACATAA
- the LOC6496286 gene encoding flap endonuclease 1 has translation MGILGLSKLIADLAPQAIRESEIKNFFGRKVAIDASMCLYQFLIAVRSEGAQLATVNGDPTSHLMGMFYRTIRLLDNGIKPVYVFDGKPPDLKSGELAKRAERREEAEKALKAATEAGDDAEIEKFNRRLVRVTKEHAREAKELLKLMGVPYVEAPCEAEAQCAALVKAGKVYATATEDMDALTFGSTKLLRYLTYSEARKMPVKEFSYEKLLDGLGVNNREFIDLCILLGCDYCESIKGIGPKRAIELINNYRDIETILDNLDTSKYTVPENWNYKIARELFIEPEVANADAIELKWTEPDEEGLVKFLCGDRQFNEDRVRSGAKKLLKSKQSQTQVRLDSFFKTLPSTPSATNAAKRKAEEAKKSANNKKAKTSGGGGGGRGRRPK, from the exons ATGGGAATTTTGGGCTTATCGAAGCTCATTGCCGATTTGGCTCCACAGGCCATTCGCGAAAGTGAAATCAAAAACTTCTTTG GTCGCAAGGTGGCTATTGATGCCAGTATGTGTCTGTACCAGTTCCTGATCGCTGTGCGATCCGAAGGGGCGCAACTGGCCACCGTAAACGGAGATCCCACATCCCACTTGATGGGAATGTTCTACCGGACGATCCGGCTCCTGGATAATGGAATCAAGCCCGTGTATGTTTTTGATGGAAAGCCACCAGATCTAAAGTCCGGCGAGCTGGCCAAGCGTGCTGAACGGCGGGAGGAAGCGGAAAAGGCCCTGAAAGCAGCCACAGAAGCTGGCGACGATGCTGAGATTGAAAAGTTCAACCGGCGATTGGTGCGCGTGACCAAAGAACACGCCCGCGAGGCCAAGGAGCTGCTGAAGCTTATGGGCGTTCCATATGTGGAGGCTCCTTGCGAGGCAGAGGCGCAGTGTGCGGCTTTGGTAAAGGCGGGAAAAGTGTATGCCACTGCCACCGAGGATATGGACGCCCTCACGTTTGGATCCACAAAACTCCTGCGATATCTAACCTACAGCGAGGCGCGCAAGATGCCCGTTAAGGAGTTCAGCTACGAGAAGCTTCTCGACGGTCTTGGCGTCAACAATCGGGAGTTCATTGATCTCTGCATCCTGCTTGGCTGCGATTACTGCGAGAGCATCAAAGGCATCGGCCCAAAGCGAGCCATCGAACTGATCAACAACTACAGGGATATTGAAACGATTCTCGATAACCTGGACACTAGCAAGTATACTGTGCCGGAAAACTGGAACTACAAGATAGCCAGGGAACTGTTTATTGAACCGGAGGTGGCCAATGCCGATGCCATCGAGCTCAAGTGGACGGAGCCCGACGAGGAGGGGCTGGTGAAGTTCCTCTGCGGTGACAGGCAGTTCAATGAGGATCGAGTACGCAGCGGCGCGAAGAAACTTCTGAAATCGAAGCAGTCTCAGACCCAGGTGCGTTTAGATAGCTTCTTCAAAACACTCCCCAGTACTCCCAGCGCCACCAACGCCGCCAAAAGAAAGGCCGAAGAGGCCAAGAAGAGCGCCAATAACAAAAAGGCCAAGACCAgtggaggcggcggcggcggccgTGGCAGGAGGCCAAAATAA